In Nocardioides sp. JQ2195, a genomic segment contains:
- the panD gene encoding aspartate 1-decarboxylase yields MLRTMMKSKIHRATVTQADLHYVGSVTIDEDLLDAADLLAGELVHIVDVTNGARLETYTIAGERGSGVIGINGAAARLVHPGDVVILIGYGQMDTAEAKEYKPAVVFVDADNKVMATGFDPAEAPEGSGLKRGDVTASR; encoded by the coding sequence ATGCTGCGCACCATGATGAAGAGCAAGATCCACCGGGCCACCGTGACCCAGGCGGACCTCCACTACGTCGGATCGGTCACCATCGACGAGGATCTCCTCGACGCCGCCGACCTGCTCGCCGGCGAGCTGGTCCACATCGTCGACGTGACCAACGGTGCGCGTCTCGAGACCTACACCATCGCCGGCGAGCGCGGCAGCGGTGTGATCGGCATCAACGGTGCCGCGGCCCGGCTCGTCCACCCCGGTGACGTGGTGATCCTCATCGGTTACGGCCAGATGGACACCGCCGAAGCCAAGGAGTACAAGCCCGCGGTGGTGTTCGTCGACGCCGACAACAAGGTGATGGCCACCGGCTTCGACCCGGCCGAGGCACCCGAGGGCTCCGGGCTCAAGCGCGGCGACGTCACCGCAAGCCGCTGA